The Prinia subflava isolate CZ2003 ecotype Zambia chromosome 23, Cam_Psub_1.2, whole genome shotgun sequence region AACCCATCCCAAGgaaacccagcccagcccggacTGCAGCCCTTCACTGCTCCCTCCCGAGCTGTCCCgggccagcacagccactgccagctgTCACTGCGAGCTCAGGGACGAGGCCACCAACAGCGACCGCAGGGACAAcacagctcccccagcacctccagtgCCCTGCACACAAAAACCTCCCCAGAGCTTACAGACCCCCGGGAATGAGCCGGCACAACCAGCTCCTTCAAAAAACCCTGCCTGAAAGCAGAAACAGATCGTTCTGCTCTGGCTCTTACCTAGAAACTAGAGCCTGAAGGAGTTTAAATTCAATCCGCTGTAGGTGGAGGCCACAGCAGAGACACAACTGACacaaaagtgattttaaatCTCAGCCTTACACCAAGCTGACAGCTGAGCCTGCTGGAAGCATCCATCCCACACCAGCGTGCCTCTGGAACGAGTTCACTTTCCTCCTTGGAGCTCGCGGGTCAGCAGTGTGACACTGCCACACAGCCCGGTGTCCCAGTGAGGGCTCTGACACCTGTCATTAACAcacctcagtgtccccagcGCCACGAGGGCTCTGTCACCACTCCCACGGGGCCGGGGGATCAGCTGGAGCCTGTGCAACACTGCAGACTGAGGtgtgttaaaataaaacaaccagtCACATGCTGATTGCCTCAGGCACCTGTTAAAAGTACTTTTCTACCCTCAACCACACTGCAGTCACACATGGCCAAGCCTGCAGCTCTCGACAAGAGCCTGCAAACTGCCCCATTAATTGTGTACAATGGCATCGGGGCACTCCAACGCCCTCAGCCACCCgtgctgagcacccccagcatCACCACACCAAACAATGATGTTCTTCTTCACGGTCAGTCCTTAAATTTCCTGGAAGTCCGTGGGAAGGCCCAGCTACGCTGAACGCCGCACCAAACACACTGCTGTCATTTCAGACCatttctgctgaaatgctgACACTCCTCATCACGCCAGCACGGCTACAAAGGGCTTGTGCAGCCTCCCTCACGTTAAATAATAACTGGATGTATGCTAATTGCCTTTCCTCCAGTGAACTGTCTGCATTCCCTTCCGATTTCCTGTAGCTACAAATATGATAATCAGGAGAACAAAGACTTTAGCACAGCAAATGCGGTGGAGTGTGTACGCCTGACTCCGGCAGCACAAGGCAGacctgcagcctggctgctccgAGCTCCCCGAGCCCACCTTCAGGAGGTGTCAATAAAGCCTCGTGTAAAATCGCACATCGAGAGAAGTTTCTCATTGTAACTTCCCGGACAAAGCAGCCCCTTAGCAACGCGGCCGCTCTCAAACCAACCAATCCACCTTTAATTCCCACTTCCTCCCAAGCTCTCTGGACAGCAACTTCTGGCACTCCATCAGTCCCCTTTTATCCCAGTTTCTTTTTATAAATCCAAGGTCAGGTTTCCTCACCCATCTCATGTGATGTGCTGGACTGAAGTTCTGCCATCGTGGTCGGTCCCCTCGGCTGCCAAACCCCCTCCCGCGCTCCCCTCAGCCTGTCCCGCTGCCCACCGGGCATCTCCCCGGCTCCAGCGGACAGCAATAACCCACTGGGAAGCACCAATTCTCCCAGCAACGCTGAATTACgcctattaaaaataaaaccccgCTGAGCCCGAGTCCCTCCACCCCGGGCAGCTCGGGGGTCCCGGCACGGCctcgcccccggcccggccctcaccTCCTCCTCGCTCTCGCTGCGGAAGCACAGGCAAGCCGCCCGCTTCTTGTAGCCGTCCCCGTCGTAGGTGCGCGTCTGGTTGGACTTGAGCTTCATCATCCTCCGctccgggggcggcggggccggaggACGCGCGGCCCGgagggcgggggcgggcgggacCCGCCGGGCGGCGAAGGacgggggggcgcggggggacCGCCTGCCCGCGACAGTCTCTCTCTGGGTCTCGCTTCGTGGGTCTCGCTACGCGCTGCCGTCCCTCGCCCGCCTCACCCCTGCCCTCGctcccggccgcgccgccgccaccgcccgCGCTCCGGCCACCGCCGACGACGAccgcgccgccatcttggggcTCGCTACGCAAACGGCGTAGCGCCGCCGGACGGGGAggcggcgctgcccccgcggCCTCGCGGCGCGCCCGCTACGCAAAGTGCGCAGCGCGGCTTCCGGAATCGCTCCCCCCGCGCAGGCGGCGCCGCCACGCCCCCGCCGCGGCGCTCGCGCCCTGCGCCATTGGCGCACCCGCGTTCGGGAATGCGGCGCGCGGGCGGCGCGCGCTCGGCGCTGCGCAAACGGCGCaggggccgggcccgccgcgcGCACGTGGCCCCGCGGTGACAGCGGCGCGCGGGGACAGCGGCGCGAGGGGGCGCTGCGGCACCGGCGGGTCCGCGCCACCcccccggggacaccgggggtcCGTGTCCGTCCCCACGGTGACATTCCGTGTGTCCACCCCCCCGCCCTGACACTGCGGGTCGGTGTCCATTCCTCCTCCGGTGACACCGCGGGTCGGTGTCCGTGTGCCCGCTCCCCCCGCCGGTGACACGGCGGCCATGCCCGGTCCGTTACCGATCGCTGTCACCGGCTGCCGAGCGACACctggcggcgggcggcggccaCTGCGCCACTCACACCCCCCGGTGCTGCCGCCAACCCCGCCCGCGGTCCCCCGCAGGTGACAGCGCAGGTGACAGCGCAGCCGTGCAGGACACGCGGGGCCACCCACGCGGGCTGTGTCCCATcgcagggacaggggctggcactgctgagttTTCCATCTGCGGAACAGCTcaggcccagcccagcccagccctgctcatcGCTGGGAATCAGCAGCGCCCTGGGCAGATGGAAACGCTCCCGCATTCCTCCAGGACTCACCTCCACACCCCTGAACTTGGAGAGTTCCTTCACTAGAACCTGTATTTAGTCACTCCCAAAGTGCTGTTCCAGATGCCAAAGACCTGAGTCACGCTTGCTTTGTGAGCTCTGTTTGTGCTCTTCAGAGAGACACAGGCATGAACCCAGTGGCATTTTCACCTCTTTTATTATACACAAAACAGGAGCACGAAGTTCTACTGCGGGGGCTGGCCACGTCCACGACCGAATCCACCTCTCTGCAACAGCAAAAGGAGTGTTAGAAATCACTGTGTCAAGCAAGAACAAACATCATCAAAGTCCTCTGATGCCACCAGTCAGCCAACGTCAGCCCATGCCAGCCAGCTCTGTGGAcctaaaatacttttatttttgaagtataAAATCATGGATCTCCAAAGAGCTCAGCTTGCTCTCACACCTGTCACTGGCCTCTGTCCCACACATCCTTTCCCCACAGCAAGCAAGCTGCGTGTGAAGGGTGAAGTTTCCAGCCTCTCTGACCCCCTCAGAGTCCCACAGGCAGGACCTTCCAGTTTCTCCCACCAAAGTCTTcaacaaagaaagcaaagttCAAATGCAAATACTCACGAACTGGAAttctgtggctgctccagcaccagcctcaGCCTTCTTGTCAGcaccagctgcagagagagaggaTCAGTCAGTGCCCACAGAACCCCCTGCCTGGGAGCAAAGCTTCAATCATCCCACAGAACTAAAACTGGGACTAAACACAAAGCAAATCAGATGTAACTGAGAGAGCTTGAGAGTTACTGAATCAACCCCAGAGAAAATCTGGCTAAGCCAGACCAAAAAACCCTTTTGGCCATACAAAACCTTCCACCCACCCACCCATACAGACTCTAAGCTATGCCACGAGTCTCATCCTCCTCATTTCTCCTTGAGaggagccctggagctgggacagtTGTCCcccaggagggcacagggggcacaCTCACGTGGCACGGCGCTGCGGCGGTACGTGTCCCGGTCAGCCTCGCCCCGCGTGAGCCGCGCTGGGCGCTCGCCCTCCAGACCTGCAACACAGAGCAGAGACTCAAAcactgctcagcccaggcacagagcagagactcaaacactgctcagcccaggcacacacagagcctcacacgctgctcagcccaggcacagagcagagactcaaacactgctcagcccaggcacagagcagagcctcacacgctgctcagcccaggcacGGGCAGAGCCTCACACgctgctcagcccaggcacGGGCAGAGCCTCACACgctgctcagcccaggcacaggcacagcctcacacgctgctcagcccaggcacaggcagagcctcacacgctgctcagcccaggcacaggcagagcctcacacgctgctcagcccaggcacagagcagagactcaaacactgctcagcccaggcacagagcagagactcaaacactgctcagcccaggcacaggcagagcctcacacactgctcagcccaggcacaggcagagcctcacacgctgctcagcccaggcacagagcagagacccaaacactgctcagcccaggcacagagcagagcctcacacgctgctcagcccaggcacagagcagagcctcacacgctgctcagcccaggcacGGGCAGAGCCTCACACGCTGCTCAGCCCAGGCATGGGCAGAGCCTCACACgctgctcagcccaggcacagagcagagcctcacacgctgctcagcccaggcacGGGCAGAGCCTCACACGCTGCTCAGCCCAGACACGGGCACAGCCTCACAcactgctcagcccaggcacagcctcacacgctgctcagcccaggcacagcctcacacgctgctcagcccaggcacGGGCAGAGCCTCACACgctgctcagcccaggcacaggcacagcctcacacgctgctcagcccaggcacagcctcacacgctgctcagcccaggcacagagcagagcctcacacgctgctcagcccaggcacaggcagctccttcctgcagcccaggggcagAACAGCATCGGGtctgccagcagggctgcaccTGGGGCAGCAAGGGGAGAATAAACCTGAGGAAAGCAGGGATTTGGTAAGGGAAACTTCACTTCAAGGGTGAAGTTTCTGCTCAAGTGTCCCAGCTTGTGGCAGGGTGGAAGTTAACATGAGAAGTGGGTTTACAGCATCATCTCAACAGTCTTCTGGTCATGAAACTAGTGCTGAATGTAATTGTTGGTAAAAACCCCAGAAATACTTGGAATCTGCCATGTCTGACAAGCCACTGCACAGCTGAGGCACAAACTGCAGGGCAGAATTCTGACCCCAACCTGAAACAGCCACACTGTcagcaccccaaatccccccacAGAACACGTTTGTGACAGTAAAAGCAGATTATCTGTGGAATCTCAGATTAATACCAGACAAAACTCCTGCAGAACACCCAGCGGTGGTGGGACCACCCCTCTCAGGGATTGGGATGTGcccctggagccaggctggggtcTGCCCACCCAGGCAGGACCCActgaggggcagctgtgcctggcacaccCCAGGATCCTCCTGCACGTCCACAGGCACTGGTTTGGCCATACAAAACCCAGTTCTTGCAAAAATTCTTTTACTATGCCATCTCTGTGGCTCCCAGGCTGTTGCTGCCTCAGGCAGGTCATCCATAGCAAAACACAGCACCAAGTGCAGCCCTTCCAAATATCCCTGCCCAGATGGGGCTGAGGAGGGTTCCAGCACCAGGACAAGGCTGTGACACCACAAACAGATCCTCCTGCACAAGCCCCAGCCAGAAGCTGccatctctccctccctcccagcagggATTCAGCTCCTTTAGCTCAGTGGATAAACACAGCATCTAAAGAACAAATCTTGGAACATCCAAGCAACTCAGAGATCAAAGAAAGCAGCGTCTTCCCAGTTTCTCTGCAATTCTTTCCTTTGAAGAGGGTGATGCTCCCGTTTTGTTTGGCTCAGACACAAATTGCAGCAGCTGGGGGTGAactcccagcacctcctggccccagccctggcccctgATGTGGCTCAGATGCAAAAAAGCACAATCCATGTGAATTCCCAGAGCCAGAGCACGCCTGGCTGCACCCCTGCACTTGGGGGTGTGAGAAGACACCAAGAAAAAATCAGAGCTGCCAATCCAACACACAgaaccacagagcagctgggggcTGACCTGGAGATCACCCAGTTCAACCCCTCTCAAGGCAGGGTCActcagagcaggtgacacaagAATGTGTCTAGGTAGGATTGCAACGTGTCCAGAGGAGACTCCACAcccccctgggctgctgctccagtgctctgccacccacaTGGAtcctcatgttgaggtggaGCTtgctctgttttaatttctgtccGTTGGGCACCATGGGATGGAGTCTGGCAGAATCCTCTGGCGCATCCCCTGGGGATATCTCTGGATTTttgtctcctctcctccagactaaccaggcccagctccctcagtctctCCTCACAGAGAGATGCTCCAAACCCCTCAGCATTTTTtcgggctctgctgctcctccaccaTGAGGTTGCTGTTAACCTTGAACAACGAGCCCTGttccagcagcacccacagtgtCCCTGAGGAAGGCAGAGTGGGACACCACACCTGGCCACAGGAGACCCCCAGGTGGGCCTCACCCAGCCCTGGACAGCACCTCCACCACTCCCCATCTCAGCAGGTGTTCTCCCAGCAATCCCAGTCCCTGGGGAAGGCCAATCCCCACTCAGAGCATGTCCCTGTGGATCCCAgctccccccacccctcccagAGGCCACCAAGTACAAAAGCCACAAACCCCAACCGCATTTCCTTGCTCTGTCCACAATTTCACACCCAGTGCCTGCAGaccaggctctgcccagcccctctgtgcccacCCCAGCTGACCTTTGGGCCGGGGTCTGCCGGTCTCGGGGCGGCTCCGGCGCAGCGTGGCCGGGACGATCTCGGGGGGCAGGTGCAGATAATCCCGCAGGTACTGGATGCCCTCGTTGGTCAGGTACCAGTAGAAGTGTCTCCAGGCAAACTGCTCCTTCACGTACCCTCGGGACTTGAGGGACTGCGGGGAGAACTCCCAGTTACTCCCAGTAACAGCTGAGCCTCTCCCAGTTCCTCACAGGCACTGGGGTTCAGCAGAGCATGGGGAACAGGGAACAACTGACATGCACAGGACACAATGCAGCAGCACCCCAGAGAGCAACACCCCAGTGTGCCCCCCAAACTCCCACCCCAGTGTGCCCCCCAAACCTCAATCCCTgtgccccccaaaccccaatcCCTGTGCCCCCCAAACCCCCGTGCCTCCCAAATCCCCGCCCCTGTGCCCCCTAAACCCCCACCCCCAtaccccccaaacccccacccCCGTACCCCCCAAACCCTCGCCCCTGTGTGCTTCAAGCCCCCATCCCCGTGTGCCCCCCAAACCCCCgcccctgtgccccccaaaCCCCTGCCCCTGTGTGCCCCTGAGTCCCCCgcaccccccaaaccccctgcccctgtgccccccaaGACCCCCGTGTGCCCCCCAAGCCTCCGCCCCTGCGTGCCCCCCAAGCCCCTGCCCCGGTGCCCCCCAAACCCCCGGTGCCCCCGAGCCcccacacctgcatggctttCATGACGTGCAGGTTGGGCACGTTCTTGTCCACCAGCTCGGGGTGTTTGGCCATGTGCACGTCCTTCTTGGCCACCATCACGCCCTCCTTGAACAGCAGCTCGTAGATGGCGATTCGGTTCTTCTTGGGCATCAACATctgcagagggcacagcaaaCACGGCTcggtgacactggggacagcacGCCCTGCCGGGTGAGCCCAGCGCCCCCCGAGCTGCCCCGGGACGCGTTTCCCACCGGGCCGCTGCTTCCCGGGAGGGCAAACCGAGCAGTCCCAGCTCCTCAAATCATCCCGCGCCCCACGGGCGGCCCCGCCCGGTGTCGGTCACAGCGGGGCACAGGTGGGGCAGAGCCCCCCAAGAACGCCGTGGTGCTGCCGTTAAGCCGAGCTGAACGCGGGAACCGGGGGAGCCTCTCGCCCCTCCGGGAGCCGGAACCGACCCGGCAGCGCCCCCAGCACGGGAATGCGGCTACGGGCGGCGCTCCCGGACCCGCCGGGCTCAGGACGCGCGGGGCTCTCCGTGCTCGGGCATGACTGAAACCCCGCGGATCACGGGCCACCCCCGCGGCAGCTCCCGGGGCGGAAGGCCCCGGTGCCAGCGCTGGACCTCCGCTATCACCCCGCGGCCTGGCGCCCccaacccctccctccccgcaCAGCCGGGCCTGGAGCCCCGATCGCAGAGATGCCCCGCGGGGCACTCCAGGCGCCGGGATGGCGGCGATGCGGGGCCGATGGCCCGAGCGCGGCCTCAccgtggcggcggcggcggggcccgaCCCGGAAAGGACTGCGCGTGCGCGGGGCCGCCACTTCCGCCGCGCGAAAGGCccccggcggcgggggcggccgtGGTGCTGCCTGAGCGGAGCGCAGGACCCCTCCCGCCTGGGAACGGGCGGCCCGCCGCGGTGCCTGAAGGGGTCAGGGGGCGACCCCCGCGCCCCCCCTCATGTCACCCCCAGCCGTGACATCCCCCCACGGCCCCGCTCGTGTCACCCCCAGCCGTGACATCCCCCCACGGCCCCGCTCGTGTCACCCCCGGCCGAGACATCCCCCCACGGCCCCGCTCGTGTCACCCCCAGCCGTGACATCCCCCCACGGCCCCGCTCGTGTCACCCGCAGCTCCCCGCGGCCCTTCGGAGCGGGGCCGTACAGCCCTGCCCGCTGATCCCGGAGAGCCGCGGGTGCCACCCCGGGCGAAGGGCTCGAGGCTCCCTCAGGCACCGCAGcgctctgctcccctcagcgCCCGCCATTCCCCCGCCCCGTCTGAGGGCTCTCGTTGCGGGGCTGCGGTGGGACTGCAGCCGTGTCCCCTTGTCacaccccgtgtcccccccagcccggggctctCCCGCCCTGCTTGGGGGTTTGAACCCCCCGGGAGCGACAGGAGTGGGCTCCGGGGGAAGGGGACacgtccccgctgtccccctcAACACGCCGGGCACGGGGCACCCCCggagcaggggacagcaagAGGGACAAGGGGGGCGCAGGGAGCCCCCGCCGCCCCTGGGGTTTATTGCCATCCTCTCCGCGGTCGCGTTGTCACCTTGCGCGGCCGAGGAgccgccgcgccgggccggggaTTGGTCGGCTAAAAATGCCGCCCTAATCTCCGAGCTGATCTTTACCCCCTCCCTCCGCCCCATCTGCCGCGACCTGGCCGCGATGCGCAGCGCCGGCCCCGGGAGAGGCTCCGCCGCTGTCCCCGCGGCCCCGAGGTacggccggcggggcgggccgggggcggcggggggcggaGGGCTGTGCCCGGGGGGCGGAGGGGATGCCGGGGACCGGGGCGCTGTGACAGCGCTGTCCCCTCCGGTGGTTGAATCGCGCCCTGGGAAACGAACCCGTGCCCGACGCGTTTTAAGTGATTTCCAACTTGTGCCGGACCGTGCCGGGTTGGGAACGGGAGGGGTCGAGGGATGCGCCGCATTCCTGGAGCTGATCCTGGGGCTTTGAGACCGTGTCATCccctcctctcttcctttcGGAGGAGCTGGGGCGAAACTCCCACAGGGTGACCCCCAGGATGCTGCGACAATTGCGGCATCCCCCGGGAGAAACGCACACCCCGGCTCGTCCCAcggagcaggagctgtccctgcccgccTGGCACGGACATGCTGCCCATGGACACTGTCCCTGTCgctgtccctgcctctgctgcatcTCCTActcacagctcctgcacctcctgcctTGGAAATGGCAAAGCAAGTGCTTTGCTAAACGGATTAGAGCTTTCCCGGCAGCCTCCCCGGCTGCTCCCGCATCCCTCGGCCCCCGCGTCGCCTTCCCGGGCAAACCCCATCCCTAAGCCAAAAGTCCCGGTCGAGGCCGTGGCCGCAGTGCAGCAGAGATCAGGCACTGCGGCTCCCGGCGCGCCTGACCCCGAACACCCGGCCGGAGCCCTGAGGGTCCTTCCCACCTCCTGGGGTTTTGTGTTCCCCTTGCAGGAGGGCAGAGAAAATCGGGGAATTCAGCAGGCAGCGGctcggccagtgctggaggtgctgccctgccctggggtctGCACTGATCTGTGCCCCCCTGGCCGCTTTCTCtacctcctctccctcctctcccagggtGTGCGGCCGCCGGAGGGGCTGcggcaggacaggagcaggattTAACCGTGAAAGGATTGAGGGAAGAGAGCccaggcactggcaggggcCCACAGTGACGTGTACAGGGCAGGGCGAGAAGGGAAGGGACATCAGCAAAGCGCGTCAGCGCCAACCGCGGCCGCGTCCTGAGCCcaaaggctgggctgggctctgtgcaggaTCCCCCTCGTTGGGAatgccctgtccccagctgtgccagtcCCTGCCAGGGTGGGATGGCAcggggatggagccaggctcctccagcacagTGCCTGGCACggctctgcccagggacagACTTTGTCCCGGGGGTGCCAGCCTGGCGGGCGTTTGTGCAACACCTCGAAGGCAAACTCTGGACCTGCTGAGCTCCTGCGGATGatcctggaggaggagaggccGCCTCCAGCCGGCACCTTGCAGGGGTGGCCAGGGCAGTGTCCGGCTGCCCCCCGGCGTGGCACAGCGTGGGGGGCCGGAGGCAGCGAGCCCCAGCAGCGCTGTGGCCGTGGGTGAGATGTAGGGGCTCCtcaggcagctgcctgcagccagctccGCGCTGCTTCCCTGGAAAAATGGAGCCTTTATGTCCCggccccagccccttccccggAAGGGCTCGGAGGATGCCCCGGCCGGTCACAGGCAGACAAGAAGGGGATTGTTTCGGTGGGATTTGGGTTTCTGGGAGCACCTGCCCCGCGCGGGGCCCTCCACAATGGCTGCCTGTCTGCCGCAGAGCCGCCAATTATCCTCCGCGCCTAATTAGAGATGCAAAGCAGCGCTTGCATTCTCCCAGCTCCCCGGAGGGCTCCTGGGACCGGCGGCACATCCGCAGCGGCGACGCTGCCTGGGCATGGGGCGAGCGTGGGGCACCCCATCCTCCCCCCGAGCCCCAGCGCTCcgctctgccctggggagagGCAGTGCAGGACAGGAATGCGCCCGGGATGCTTGGGATGCCCTCTGCCCCCATCCACACCAGTTTTCCCTGGGCTCTCCCATTGCTCCCAGAAACAGCTGAGCCCCATAACTCGGGGCTCTGCGGGGATTTAGGGAACACATTTTCCGCTCCTTGCTTGGGAGGCAGACGGGAGCTGGCTGTGCTCAAAACCCCCCCGTTCGTGCGAAGGCCGGCACTCCTGCCTGGGTGATGGGCAGGAGGCTGATCCCTGGTGGCATCTCTTCATTCCTGCCCGCTCTGGCTCCAGCAGGGATCACGGTGTGGGCTCATGTGCTCCAACTTCTCCGTTTGTGCTCACGGAGCTGTAATTCCAGAGCGGCAAGTGGCCTGATAAATCAGGGCTTATTTCCTGCCAATACCGTCTGCTGCTTCCCACAAGGAAACTCATTTACAGGAGGAGAAGTGACTTACCACTGAAAACAGTAAACGGTGGGATGGTGAGAGCCGGGGAAAAGTTTGTCGTGACCGAGTTTTTGGTGAAGGAACTGAGGAGGCAGAGATCCCGCCTTCTCACTGCATGGAGCAGCCcaagctgcagggaaggagacCTGAGTTGATGCCACCATTTGTGCAGACCACAAATCTGGTGGCAATGGCTCTCTGAACTGGAGAATCCCTCCAAGTCATTGAGGTCCCTTCATAACCATCCTGGAGAGTGTTTGTCACCTAATGTTTAATGCCAAGGacattttcccctctgcagcagggatgctGTCAGGGCAGATGGCAGCTGGGACATCCCAGCAGTGACCCCGTGCTGAGAACTGCCAACTCACTGCTTGAAAGGACCATGACCAGTTTTTCAGCACCCTCTGAATAACCCTGAAACACCAACAGGCAAAGATCCCCCGCTCCTGAAGGAACCACCACCCATCCCACTCCTGTTTGGGATTGGGGGCATTGAACCCCCGGGGtctcagcccagctgcagccggGCGTGGAACCTTCCGGGGGCCGTTCTGTCTGGCCGTGAGGGGGGCTGGCTCGGGTGGCACGGAGCTGGAAGGAGCCGGAAGGCAGGCGGGCTGGAGAGCCCCACCGAGCTTCATTACGCAGTCAAAGGCGCTTGTTAGGGGAAAGCTGAGCCGGCGTCAGAGGCCGGCAGAGCCCCCCGGGACCGGGTCGCATTCTCTGGGCAACCCGATCCCGGCGGCAGCGGCCCCGGCAGCCTCATTACTGCGGCTTCTGCAGCGGCTTCGGTTACTCGCCTGGACGCTCTCGTCTCCTGCTGGCTTTTAATTTCCCTGACATCCCCCGCGAGCGGGGGGATGCAGGCGCAGTGTCGGGGAGCCTGTCATCACCCCCACCCGCATCCTGACGACTTCCAGCCCCCTCTGCCCCCGGGACTCCCATCCCCTAACAAGCTGCGGTGACCCCGGGGCTTGGGAGGAGGCAGATGGGCAGATGGCAGTGAGggggagctgccctgctcccctccaagAAGCCTTGGAGGGTGCAGCCCCCTCATCCCCTTCCCCAGTCCTGCCGGGGGGAAAAGACTGTTCCTGATTCTCTTGCCAGCCTGTTCCCAGCTGGCACATTTGGCAAGGAGGCGGCACCGGCTGCCTCTCCGAAGGCgttttggggtgtttgttcctgcaaaagctgtggctcagccccaaaacccccctgCAGCCGCAGGGGTGACAGAGaggccagggcagcagtggaggGAGTGCACGGCTCTGTCCCGTCCCGTGCAGGAGGGACAACCACCCCCGGGCTAGCAGGACCAGGAGCCCCGGGGGGATCCCCAAAGAGCCCCCCGACCGCGTGGCCCGGGGGGAACGAGTCCAGTTAGACCCTAACAGAGCCCGGAGCCCGACCCCGTCATCGCCCGGCCGTGGAACCCACCCCCCCGGCCGTGCCCCCGGGCCGCAGCCCCCGCGGTGGGGCGGCCCCGGTGGGTGCCCTGGGCGGGGGTCTGGGGCCggcgggccgggctggggctggcggCAGTGCGGACCCTCGGGGTGGGCGCGGGCGCGGGGATGGGGGGGTCcattcccccctcccccccccccccgatgATTTTCGCAGCAGCGGCTCCATCCCGG contains the following coding sequences:
- the RPS10 gene encoding small ribosomal subunit protein eS10 — translated: MLMPKKNRIAIYELLFKEGVMVAKKDVHMAKHPELVDKNVPNLHVMKAMQSLKSRGYVKEQFAWRHFYWYLTNEGIQYLRDYLHLPPEIVPATLRRSRPETGRPRPKGLEGERPARLTRGEADRDTYRRSAVPPGADKKAEAGAGAATEFQFRGGFGRGRGQPPQ